Sequence from the Leptospira bandrabouensis genome:
GAACGGTTTGATCCTCAGTATGGCGTTGTGACCCCAGTATCCTGAAGAATCAATTTGCCAGAAATTAGCACCCTTTATAAAAAAGGGACTGAATAAATACGATGAGAATTCTGTTAATTTTTGGAATACGGTTGTAGTGCGGAAAATTTTTGTAACTGATTGAATGATCCCGGCTTTTGGATTTTTTTCCATATTTGCAATGAGTTGTATGATGAGGTCACCTGATACAAGGCTATCTGCATCAAGTATGATCATGTATTCATATTGTTTTCCCCATCTTCTACAGAAATCTGCGATGTTCCCGCTTTTCCCATTGAGGTTACTTTTTCTTCTCCGGTAATGGAAATTAAAAAAATTGTTTGTTGATTCGCATAACTCTATGTAGGCTGCTTCTTCTTTGATCCATTTTTCAGGTGTTCTAGTGTCGCTGAGAATAAAAAAGTCGAGTTTGGGTAGTTTATGAATTTTTTCTACTGATTCAAAGATAACTTTGATTCTGGAAAATATAGAAATTTCATTTTCCTCATATACAGGCATGACTACGGCAACGTTGATAGATTCTAATAAAGCAAAATCCAAATCACTTTTTGGGATATGTTTTGCTTTTAAAAGACTGTCTGCATTCTTTTTTAACGAAAGTAAAAATCCAAATAGTGCTGTACTTGCCCCATAAGACAACATTGGTAAAAGAAATATCAGTGTTATGAATTGGTAGTATTCTGAAATTTCAATTCCTCGAAAGGAGATAATTTCAATGAATAAACTAAAACCAATGAGAACAGGAGTGATAAAGACTAAAAAAAATAAACTGCGATGGATATGGATCATAACAACCTAAAGATAATTAAATAATAAAGTAGGCTCCAAAGAAAGATGGAAGCAATAATGAATAAAGGTTTTAACGAGCTAATGATAGATTGTTTCTTTGCTTTTGTATCTCTTTTCCATTCTGCAGATTGTGGAATCATTGAACCGAATTGCCAGGACCTACTTGCAATCGGTAAGAGGTTTTTTGGATTAATCTCTTTGATGGTTAAATAACTTTGCCATAACTTCCAATCTGCATGGAATTCCTTTTTCAGTTCTGTGGACTTAAAAAAATCACTTAAGATTTCGGAGATTTTGTATTCATTCTGAATCCCAATTAAAATCAAGTAGGACCGAACCCTTTCACTAAACTCATTCATGTATTCCATATTATTTGGATAGCCCATCTCTATAGATCCAGGTTTCGGTAATTCTTTGGTTTTGGTTTTCAAGGAAAATAAACCAATTGGACTCATTTGCATACGCCGGATACCAGATTTGTAAACGCCATTGATCTAACTCAGATATTTTTTCGATCTTATAACGAATTTGTTCTGAAGGAATTTTGTCGTTTTGAATCACTGCTTTGATTGATGTTTTTTTATCTAAGGATTTTAGATATTCACCGGTAAAGTATAAGGTAAATACTTTTTCCTTTGGAAAAAGGGGGTCAACACCTCTATAAAATGCCGAAGCTTTTCCAAGTGTATGTTGTTTTGGTGACCTTTCTGTATAATGAAGAGTGTACTGAAATTCATAACCTTCGTTTAAGTTTGGTGGAATGGATGGTTCCCAAAAAGTGGTGATATTGTCGTCAGAATCCAAATTGGTTGTGAACTCTAGTAAATATAAATTTCCTTTTCCCCAGTCTCCTTTTGGTTCGACCCAAACACTAGGTCGTAAATGGTATTTTAGTTTTTCGTCTTGATAACTTTTGAACTTCCGATCTCTTTGGATCAGCCCATACCCTTTTGGAGAATCTAATGAAATCCTTGTTAGTTGGGTTTTTTTAGGATTGAGTAAAGGCCTCCATTCCCAATCGCCCATTTTGTTTTGAATGAGAAGGCCATCTGAGTCATGTACTTCGGGATGAATATTTCCCAAGATGGGGTTATCGGATTCTCCGTATAAATACATGGAAGTGATAGGTGCAAACCCGAGTCGTTTGATTTTTTTACGTAGGTAAATTTTTGCCTTCACATCAATGGTTGTGACTTCACCAGGTTTAACCAAAAATTCATAAGAACCAACTACAGATTCACTATTCATGATTGCATATATCGTTATAGTTGTGTCTGTTTTTTGTGGGCGTTTGATATAAAAACTTTCGAAGATAGGGAATTCTTCTTTTTCTTGTGGTCCTGTGTTGATGGCAAGTCCTCTAC
This genomic interval carries:
- a CDS encoding glucan biosynthesis protein — encoded protein: MKKLNIYLALIALVLCVVIIIRKNDLTLNRVATLMAISTPQEVFDFNSVDSMAKLKLKSKFNPTPEFKIPGLDGISYDDYRQIEYKPDVAIWKNLALPYQLHFFHPGHIYSNGIQIYEVINEKPIEIPYDASRFNFGDLPLTDSFTELTKNLQYTGFRVHYPINQKEILEEFLVFQGSSYFRAISKGQVYGLSGRGLAINTGPQEKEEFPIFESFYIKRPQKTDTTITIYAIMNSESVVGSYEFLVKPGEVTTIDVKAKIYLRKKIKRLGFAPITSMYLYGESDNPILGNIHPEVHDSDGLLIQNKMGDWEWRPLLNPKKTQLTRISLDSPKGYGLIQRDRKFKSYQDEKLKYHLRPSVWVEPKGDWGKGNLYLLEFTTNLDSDDNITTFWEPSIPPNLNEGYEFQYTLHYTERSPKQHTLGKASAFYRGVDPLFPKEKVFTLYFTGEYLKSLDKKTSIKAVIQNDKIPSEQIRYKIEKISELDQWRLQIWYPAYANESNWFIFLENQNQRITETWIYRDGLSK